TGGATCTGATCAATCAATTGGAAGAAAAATGTGGTAGGTTATTGTTCAAGGGAGTTCCTACAGGTGTTGAGGTGGGTTATGCCATGCAGCACGGGGGGCCTTATCCTTCTACTACAGATAGCAGATTTACTTCGGTAGGTGTATATGCCATCAAGCGGTTTGCCAGACCGATAGCATTCCAGGATATGCCGCATGAATTGCTCCCTGATGCCTTGAGAGATGAAAATCCTTTGGGAATTTGGCGGATGGTCGATGGGGAATTCAAGCGATAATAGTTATTTCTACCATGATTATTTTTCCCCTAATGTAATTACTTTGGAAAGTTAAAAAATGTGTGTATTCGATAAAAACGTACACATTATGAGGACAAATATAGAAATAGATGAGGATTTATTGGCCGCGGCCATGAAGGTTACCGGCCTTAAAACCAAAAAAGCAACGGTTGAAGAGGGCTTAAGGCTTATTGTCCAATTACACCAACAAAAGAAAATCCGGGATTTAATAGGGAAGTTGAAATGGGAGGGGGATCTTGAAAAAATGAGGTTGGACCAATGATACTGGTAGATTCTTTGGTTTGGATAGACTTCTTCAACGGCAAAGATGCCGATCATGTGGAAAAGCTGTACCAGTTGTTGGGTCATGAGCTCATCATTTCAGGGGATTTAATATGGGTGGAGGTTTTGCAGGGTTTCAAGAATGATTCCCAATATCAAAAGGCAAAGACAGCACTTGAATCATTACCCTATTTCGCTTTAATTAATAAAGAAACAGCTTTACTTGCAGCAGAGAATTACCGAATCTTGAGGAAAAATGGAATAACAGTAAGAAAAACCATTGATATAATTATCGCTACCTTTTGTATTGCCAATAACTTCAGGCTATTACATGCAGAAAAGGACTTTCAAGTCATGGAAGAACATCTTGGTTTGAGGAGCATCTAAAACCTTAAAACTATTTGGCGAGCTAATTTTCAACATTATTTCCACCTTATTTCCATTAAATTTCACCCATATCTCAATTTAAATCATGAAAAAAACCTTCCAATGCATTGATGCCCATACCTGTGGTAATCCGGTCAGGGTAGTGGCAGGCGGTGTTCCGTTTCTCAAAGGGAATAATATGCTGGAAAAGCGGCAATATTTTTTGGATAACCTGGATTGGATCCGGACGGGGTTGATGTTTGAGCCCCGCGGTCATGACATGATGTCGGGTTCCATGCTTTTCCCTCCCCATGATCCAGAAAATGATTTTGCCGTCTTGTTTATCGAAACTTCAGGCTGTCTGCCGATGTGTGGACATGGAACCATTGGCACGATTACCATCGCCATTGAAGAAGGTTTGATTACGCCCAAGATTCCTGGATTCCTTCGAATGGAAGCTCCTGCAGGTTTGGTTTTGGTAGAATACAAGCAGGAAGGAAAAAAGGTTGCCTCCGTCAAACTGACGAATGTCAAAAGTTTTCTTGCAGCTGAAGCACTGGAAATAGAAATCGAGGAATTGGGGAAACTAATCGTGGATGTGGCTTATGGAGGGAATTTTTATTGTATTGTAGATCCTCAGGAAAACTTCCCTGGCTTGGAGCATTTCAAGGCAGAGCAACTGATTTCCATGGCCCGTAATCTAAGGCAGAAGATGAATGAAAAATATGAGTTTGTACATCCTGAGCATCCTCAGATCAAAGGGCTCTCCCATGTGTTGTGGACAGGGAAAACGTTGGATGAGTCCAGTACGGCAAGAAATGCGGTGTTTTATGGAGACAAAGCCATAGACCGATCTCCTTGTGGCACTGGGACCTCTGCGAGAATGGCGCAATGGTTTGCCAAGGGTTGGCTGAAACCTGGAGAAGACTTTATTCATGAGAGTTTCATCGGTTCCAAATTCACAGGGAGGATTGAGCAAGTCACTGAGATAGCAGGAAAACCTGCCATTGTACCAAGCATAGAAGGATGGGCTAAGATCTATGGATACAATACGATAATCATGGATGATGATGATCCGTATGTGTACGGATTTCAGGTGATTTGAGAAGATGTTAGAGGCGAGAAGCGAGCGTTTAGAAATAAGAGGCAAGAATCAAGAAACAAGAGGTAAGAATTTCGGAAGGTGGAAGTCGGAATCAGATAGTTTTTGAACCATTCAGAAGTTAAGGGAATTAAGAAATTCATCAAGAAAAGTCGGATGTTGAAAGTCTGATTTCGAAATGATCGACAGCTTCAAATGAATAGGGTCTCTCTTATCATATCAAAGCAATGGAAAAATGAATCAAAATTTATCTTTTATCAAGATTTTCAAAAATTTATTAAGTACTTCCAATTGGTAATTCCACTTGGTACATATTACTTGGGACTTGGCACAGACAATGAAACGAACCATCATCATCGGCGGAGGCGTTATAGGCCTTTTTACAGCATACTACCTGAATAAGCAAGGGGTTGAAGTTATCATCGTGGACAAAAGCGATATGCAGGATACCACTTCCACCGGGAATGCCGGTATGATTGTCCCCAGTCATATCATTCCATTATCTGCACCAGGGATGATAGCCAAGGGAGTAGCCTGGATGTTTTCTTCCAAAAGTCCATTCTATATCCATCCGCGTCTGGACAGAAAGCTTTTAGAATGGTCTTGGCTGTTTTATCGCTCTGCCAATGCCAAGCACGTAGAAAAATCCATTCCCTTCCTGAAGAACATATCCTTGCTGAGTAAAGCGCTCTATCAGGAATTCAGAAATGAGCATAAGGATGCGGTCGATCTGGAAATGGCAGAAAAAGGTTTGATGATGCTTTATCAAACCCCGGAAGTGGAAAAAGAAGAGGTTGAATTTGCGCATTTGGCCAGACAGCACGGTCTGGAGGCTGAAGTGCTAAACCCCACCGATATTGCTAAAATTGAACCCAATCTGGAAGTGAAAGCGCGTGGAGCTGTCTTGTTTCCAGGCGATGCCCACCTTTCTCCTTCCAATCTCTACAATTTTCTAAAAAAATACCTATTAGAAAAAGGAGTCAAGTTCCTCCCGAACAGAAAAGTCCTTGGTTTTGAAAAGCAAGGAGGCAAGGTAACAGCAGTGCTCACTGAAAGTGAGTACTTAAGTGCCAATAAAGTGATCCTTTGTAGTGGAGCTTGGTCGGCTGAATTGGCACAGATGCTGGGTTTCAAGCTGCCCATGCTGGGTGGCAAGGGGTATAGTTTTATGCAGGACAACCATCCCGAAATCCTGCAGGCCTCTATTCTTACCGAAATGAAAGTGGCTGTAAGCCCTTATGGGCAGCAGGTTCGCTTCGGTGGCACCATGGAAATTGCAGGTACAGATGAGTCCATCAATATAAACCGGGTAAAAGGAATTTTTGAGTCCATCAACAAATATTATCCAGGATTTCAATCAAAATTCCCTGATAGGGAAAAGATTTGGAAAGGACTGAGGCCATGTTCACCAGATGGGGTCCCCTATATTGGTGCTGCACCGGGTTATCAAAACGTTTGGTTTGGTACTGGCCATGGTATGATGGGGGTCAGTATGGCTCCTGCCACAGGAAAAATCCTTACAGACCTTCATGAAGGTCACGCTTCTACCATGGATATCAAAGCTTTTGAAGTGGGGAGATTTTAATGCGGAGCTTCTCTGATTTCAATGAAATTTTTTATTGTAAAGAATATTACTGTAATTTGTGTTACAGTAATGTAGATTACAATATATTAAGTTATGAAATTTTATGATAGAGAAGAAGAATTAGTGTTCTTGGAAAAACAGGAACAAAGGTCAAGAGTTTCAGCCCAGCTGACCTTAGTCATTGGAAGGAGAAGAATTGGCAAGACTTCACTTCTCAAAAAAAGTATTCAAGGGAAGAAAGCTTTGTATTTTTTTATTGCCAAGAAATCCGAGACCCTTTTGGTAGAAGAGTTTTCAGAAATAATAAGAACCAATTTGAACATTTCATGGTATGGGGAGTTGAAATCCTTCAAGGATATTTTTTGGGTTTTGATGGACCATGCTGAAAAAGAATCATTTACTTTAGTTATTGATGAATTCCAAGAATTTTTGAATATCAACTCCTCTGTTTTTAGTGATATGCAAAATATCTGGGACAGTAAAAAGGAGGTGGCAAAAATCAATCTTATTATCTGTGGATCTATTTATTCTATGATGAAGAGAATATTTGAGGATTCCAGAGAACCCCTTTTTGCCAGGGCTACAGGGAAAATTCAACTTCAGCCATTTGGTACAAATACCATCAAAGAAATTTTAGCAGACCACAAACCGGATTTAGCACCATTCGATTTATTGGCGATTTTTACACTGACTGGAGGTGTTGCTAAATATCTTGAAAACATGGTCAATGCTTCTGCCTTCAACCTGGATGCTATGCTGAATGAAATTTTCCAATCCAACTCCATCATGTTGGAAGAGGGTAAGCATGTACTAATAGAGGAATTTGGAAAAGATTATTCTACATATTTCTCCATTCTGAGTTTAATAGCATCTTCCAAAACATCTAGGCCTGAAATTGAATCCATTTTAGAAATGAGCGTAGGGGGTTATTTGGATCGGCTTGAGAATGAATTTGGGATTATTAAAAAAATAAAACCCATTTTATCCAAACCTTCGAGTCGGCAGATCAAATATAGAATTGAAGATAACTTTTTGAATTTTTGGTTTAGGTTTATTTATAAATACAGAAGTATTGTAGAGATCGAGAATTTTGATTTGATCAAACAGATAGTCAAAAGAGATTTCTCAGGGTTTGTTGGACAAGCATTAGAAAAATACTTTTTTCTCCAACTCAAGGAATCCAAGTTATATTCAGCCATAGGGACTTATTGGGAAAAAGGGAATCAAAATGAAATAGATTTGGTGGCTATAAACGAGATAGAAAAGAAATTACTCATCGCAGAAGTGAAGTTGAATAAAGAAAAATATAATCATCAAAAGTTGATTGAAAAATCAGCCAATTTGCTTCTTTCATTTCCTGATTTTCAGGTAGCGTATCGATGCTTGTCTTTGGAAGATGTATGAAAAATTTGAAAATAAAGTCCTAGCCCTAAAAAATTGGATCTTCGCGGTCAATTATTCCCCTGATAAAAACAATCATCCGGTCAATTTCTTCCCAGGAAAAACCTAAGTGGGACTGGGAATGGGCCAATGCATCCCTTAAACGTCCGATATCATTCATCATATCCACCCAATTGTCCCGGCTAAAATTAGGTTCAAATTTGCGGAAGCGTTGTTTTTTGGAAAAAACCGAACCCAAATCTCCAAATTGCAAGCATTGAACCAGGTCGATTTCTTCCCCCCTTGCTTTTTTCCATTCATATAGGTTTCTGGCCTGTCCTAAGCGGTTTTGGGTAATGCTTTCTTCCCAGTTTGGAAGTTGTTTTCGGATCAGTTCCTTCAGGTGGGTTTCAAATAGGCTGATCAGTCCAAAAAAACCTATCCTCAAAGGAATTTTATCCAAATCAGTTCTTGTAACAATGTAAGCCGGATTACCTTGCTCGTCTTTGATAAAATACCTTCTCCTTTTTATGAGCATCCTAAAAGCCATTAACAAAGGAGTGTCGGGCTCCATCCAATCTTCTTCTTGAATTGGGCTTGGAGTTTCGTCTCCCTCATCGAATTTCATCCACTTTCCATCCACCTTGACAATAGCGGAATGGAAGTTCCTCTTTTTCATTTCATCCCTAAAGTTGGATTGATCCAATAGGAACAGGTTCTCTACAATGGGCATCACGTTGATCTGTTCTTCAAAAAGCAGCCGGAGCCTGTCCATGGAATTCATTTTGGATTTCATACAAAATTTGAATATTTCAAGAATTGATTGACTTTTGGTCTTTAAAAATACCTAATATTAGGTATTTTCTCTCGCTATTTCCCTGCATATATTTGTAGCGGGTGATTAAGCAACTTTTTTGAATTCATATTTTAAGTATTGAACAGGGGGTATTTGTTTGGTGACTTTTTGCCCCTGTTTTTCTTTTGTATAACTTCAAACAAGTGTAACTTAGTAGGGTTAAAGCAATAAACCCTAAAATTATGGAATTGTATGCCAAGGCATTGACCTTTGCCATCCCTTTTTTCCTGATCCTGATCATTATTGAAGAAATTGCTGCCCGCAAAATGAAGCGGCACATTAATTATGGCATGGATACGATCTCCAGTTTGAGTTCGGGGATGACCAATACCTTAAAAAACTTAATGGGCTTGTCCATTGCCATCGTATCTTATGGCTGGCTGGTGGATAAAGTGGCAATTTTCCAAATAGAAAGTACCTGGTTGGTGTATGTGGTGGCCTTTATCGGGATAGACTTTGTAGGGTATTGGAGCCATCGCTTTGACCATAAGATCAATGCCTTTTGGAACAGGCATATTGTACACCACAGCAGTGAAGAGTTCAATTTGAGTTGTGCGCTTCGACAATCAGTCTCTGCCATTGTGGGCATTTACTTCTTCCTCTATATTCCTATGGCCTTTTTGGGCGTACCTGGTGAAGTAGTGGCCATTGTTGCCCCCATTCATTTATTTGCCCAGTTTTGGTACCATACCCGCTTGATTGGTAAAATGGGCTTCTTGGAACATATATTGGTAACCCCATCTCACCATAGGGTCCATCATGCCATCAATGACATTTATCTGGATAAAAACCTTTCGCAGATTTTTATCTTTTGGGACAAATTGTTCGGCACCTTTCAAGAGGAACTGGAAGAAGAACCACCTGTATATGGCGTGAAGAAACCCGTCAATACCTGGAACCCCTTGATCATCAATTATGTGCATATGTGGTCGCTGATTCAGGATGCCTGGAGGACAAAAAGTTGGTGGGATAAATTGAGGATTTGGTTTATGCCTACGGGTTGGAGGCCTGCAGATGTAGCTGAAAAATATCCCTGGAATTACTGGAAGAATGCCTATGAGCAGGTCAAGTATGACAGCAAGCCCTCCCAGACTTTATTTGTCTGGTCATGGGTCCAATTGGTAGTAAACTTTGCCATGGTATTCCATGTCCTGGTGGCCTTTGTCAATTTTCAATACCTGGAAGTGATGCTGTATGCCATATTTATGATGGTTTCCATTTTTGCTTATACCAGTTTGATGGACAAGGCCAAAGTGGCCCTTCCCGCAGAAGTCATCCGTTTTGTGATGGGGATCGGACTGATTTATTGGAATGGGGGCTGGTTTGGTTTACAGGAAATTATTCCAGGAGCCACTGTCTTTGTTGGAATTTATCTGGCAAGTTCATTGCTCATGGCTTTTTGGGTACTTTCCAGAGAAGCAAAAGCCAAATTGGATGTAAAGCCTGCTGAGTTGGTATCCAGTAATTGATTTCAAAAATCAAGGTTGTCAGAATCCACCAATTCCACCCACCTTTTCATCTTTTTTTGGATGACTTTCCAGTGGTGCCTGTCCTCTTCGGTGATCAGAGAGATGGCTTCTCCTTCCACACCTGCCCTGCCGGTTCTTCCGATACGGTGGATGTAATCTTTGGGAGAGCGTGGTAGTTCGAAGTTGACCACATGGGGCAATGCCTCGATATCAATCCCCCGGGCAGCCAGATCTGTGGCCACCAGCACACGCAGTTTTCCTGCTTTAAATTGCTTTAAAGCCTCTGTCCTGGCTCCTTGGCTTTTGTCTCCATGGAGCGCCATGGCCTGTATGCCATGTTTGTTGAGTTTGGCCGTCAGATTGTTGGCAGTCCGTATGGAAGACGCAAATACAAGGACCTGCTGCCAATTCCCTTCATTGATCAGATGTCTGAGAAGTGGCCCTTTCCTTTCTGGATCGACCAAATAGGCCGTCTGCGCGATAATGTCAGGTGTGACTTCCTCCGTTTGGATTTCGATTTTCACAGGATTTTTCAGCAGCTTGCCGATCAGGCCTTCCACCGCTTCGTCCATGGTAGCGGAGAAGAGGATATTCTGCCGCTTTTTGGGCAGTCGGTTCAAAATCTCGTCCACTTCCATTTTGAAGCCCAAACTCAACACCTTATCCGCTTCGTCCAGGACCAGTGTAGTCAGTTCTGAAATGGAGATGGCATTTTTGGAGATCAAATCCAGCAAACGTCCCGGAGTGGCCACCAAAATATCCGTCCCGTTCAATTTCATCATCTGAGGGTTGATGGACACCCCTCCAAATACCGCTGCACTTTTTACTTTCCTGGGCAAGTGTTTTCTTAACAGCCGTACCACCTCTTCCACCTGGGCTGCCAGTTCCCTGGTGGGCACAATGACCAGGACAGGAACAGACCTGCTTTTGTTGACCTCTTTTTTCTGGAGTTCCTCCAAGATGGGCAGGATGTAGGAGGCCGTTTTCCCCGAACCTGTCTGTGCAAGGCCAAGCACATCCTGCTTTTGAAGGATTGCCGGAATGGCTTCGACTTGGATAGGGTAAGGGGTTTCGTAACTGGCTTCTTGGATGGCCTTTACCAGGATAGGAGATAATCCTAGGTCTGAAAAATTCATGTAGGGTATTTTTTTGGTAAAGGTAGGGTTTATTTTTTTATTCGATGAGTCGAGTGGATCATAGATTTGAGCCGATTATTTTTACTAATGGGCTCATAAGCTAATATTTGGTTAAACAAAGGGGATTTTATCTAATACCTCTTTAAGCAGGGAATGCTGACCAAATCTGGGGCAGGGAGGTCGGTGGGGTATGCTTTGAATTTAGATTAAAACTCATCCACTGTCCAACTGACACAATTCAGGGCTCCGCCGTGTTTGATGATGTCTTCTGAGCGGAGTGGAACAATACGATTGTTTTTTAGATATGTCGGAAAGAAATGTCCAAGCTGATCAAAAGCCTTTTCGTCTTCATCTATCCCCAAGGTCGGCATGAGGATGATGTCCTGAGTTTGCAAAAAATTAATATAAGCCCAATTGTCTCTATGAGGCTTTTTGACAGTGAATTGAAGAAATTCGGTTTTCAGACCATTTTTACGAAGTAGTTGAATCAGGTTGAGGTCATCTTTATAGCAATCGTTGATCAAAACTGTTTCTTCATTAATAAACCTTAAGACGCCATCTATGTGACCATAAGGTTCCGATTTATCCCAAGGAACCAAGATCACTTTCTCAGCTCTAAAATCTTCATGGAGTTTGTCAATCACTTGTTTTTTGGAATACCAGTGTTTATTTTCAATGACCACCTTATCTGTCAGGATCACGCATTTGCTGCTATTGACCACATTTCCTCCATCCAGGATCAGGTCTGTTTTTCTTGTTCTCAGGCCAAGGGCATCGCAGACCAAGCCAGTATAGGTTTTTGAACCCCTATCTTGCTTTGCGGTACTCAGCAGGTAATCTGGATCATAGCGGTATTCCAGAAAGTCATCGATTCCTATCTGAATGGGCATATAATCCCTTGCCCAGATATCCCTGGTATACGGTAGCAGATGAAATGGTATTTTCAGTGAATTCAAAGTCCTTGAAAGCGCTTCAAAAAAGGATTTGAACTCCTCTTTTGAGGAGAGGAGGGAGGAAAAGTAGAGAGTGTTTGTTTCAGTAGGCTTGATCATATCTACTTAAGCGATTGATTCCTTAGTTTTGGTGACGACTTTTTTATTGGTGCAAGGAGTCATGGCACGTTCTGCAAACCGAAACCAACCAATTGATGGGCTCTTTACCGATATTCCTTTTGGCGTACTTTTTATGGTGAACTTCAGTTGCACGAGCATTACTATATACGCATCTCCAATTGTCCCTCTTTAAAACAACAAATCGCTTTCTTTGCCAATCTTCCGATTTAAGATAGACATTCCTGTAATAAACACGCCTGCGTTTTCTTTTGATCATGACCAACCATCTTTTGACCAGCCAAATCATTGAAAATACTAAAAGTAGAAGTATTGATGATATGAGTTGTTCATCCATGAAATTAAAAGTGATCATATGGATAAAGCTAAAAAAATTAATCAAAATCTACTCAGGAAAATCTAAACAAGATTGTTGACCATCAGCCATCTATGTTGCGGTTGTATATTTGTAACATTGGTAAACCAATTTCACAAACTGTTTAACTCATAGAGTTTTTTCAAATCTTCTAAAAACCTTGGCGGATAAGAGCCCTCCAGAGAATTGATAAAAACAAAAAAAAGGATACCGTTTCCAGTATCCTTCGTAGTAGCGGGAACAGGACTCGAACCTGTGACCTTCGGGTTATGAGCCCGACGAGCTACCAACTGCTCCATCCCGCGATATATCTTTAATAAAATGTTTTTCTAAATCTGACAGCCTTTGCTGAAATCGTGGTACAAAAGTAGGGGTTTTTTGGATATAAAGCAAATATTGGCTCGAGATAATTTTTTTGGATAAGGACTGTTTTGTCGGTATGGACTGAATATTAGGGTCTTATTGAAAATATTTTTTTCACAGGGGAAAGTCACTAAAATCTGTTTTCAGGCTATTTTTTACCTTATTTTCCAAAGTTTATTTGGTTTGTTTTTCTCTTTGAGTATTGTCTGTGGAAAAATTCAAGTACCTTTGCACAAAAAAAACTGTAGTCATGACCGAAAAAATACACAAAGCAGGATTCGTCAACATCATTGGTAAACCCAATGTCGGCAAATCCACGCTTATGAATGTGTTGATCGGTGAGAGACTTTCGATCATCTCCTCCAAGGCACAGACCACAAGGCACCGCATCATGGGAATCATCAATGACGAGGACTATCAGATCGTATTTTCTGATACCCCGGGCATGTTGAAGCCCAAATATGAGCTCCATAAAAACATGATGGGATTTGTGCATATGGCCCTTGAGGATGCAGATGTGATCCTTTTCGTAACCGATCTATTTGAAACTGACGCGGAAATAGAAGACGTAATTGAAAAGATCAACCAATCAGGTGTTCCTGTACTCTTGGTCATCAACAAAATTGACCTGTCCAAGGAGAATCAATTGGAAGAAGTGACAGCTTATTGGACCCAGCGTATCAAAGCAGATACGGTGATTCCTATCTCTGCAACCGAAAGTTTCAACACCCAACGCATTCTTCAGGAAATCCTTGACAGGCTTCCCGAACATCCACCCTTTTATGATAAAGAGGAACTCACTGACAGACCTGAGCGTTTCTTCGCTTCTGAAATAGTCCGGGAAAAAATCTTCCTCAATTACAAAAAAGAAATCCCTTACAGTACAGAAGTGGCCATCGAGGATTTCTATGAGGAGGAAAACATTATCCGTATCCGTGCGGTGATCTATGTGGAGCGCAATAGCCAAAAAGGCATCATCATCGGAGAGGGGGGCAAAGCCCTCAAGCGGGTGGGAATCCAGGCAAGGGAAGAAATGGAGAAGTTTTTCGGAAAGAAAATCTTTTTGGAAACCTTCGTAAAAGTGGCGGATGATTGGAGAAAAGATAAAAACAAGTTGAGAAAATTTGGTTACGACCAATAAGACAAGTGTACAATGGCAAATATAGTAGCAATAGTAGGTAGGCCCAATGTAGGGAAATCTACCTTTTTCAATAGATTGATTGAAGAGAGAAAAGCGATTGAGGACAACGTGTCCGGGGTAACCCGTGACCGTCATTACGGACATGCCCAATGGGGAGGGAAGTTTTTCTCAGTAATTGATACAGGAGGTTATGTGACGGGTTCTGATGATGTGTTTGAGGCTGAAATCCGCAAGCAGGTAAAATTGGCCATTGAGGAGGCCAATGTGATCCTTTTTGTCGTGGACTGTTTGGACGGTCTGACAGACCTGGACAAAGAATTTGCCAACGAACTCCGCAGCACCAAAAAACCGATATTTATCGTAGCCAATAAGGCCGATAGTCCTGAAAAATCCCTTTTGGCGGCTGAATTTTATGGTTTAGGCCTGGGGGACAATGAGGTGTTTCCTATCGCAGCTGTAAGTGGAAGCGGTACCGGAGACTTGCTGGATGAAGTCATCAAACATTTTCCGGATGCAGGCGAAGAAGATCCCGATGCAGGAATACCGAAAATAGCTATTTTGGGTAGACCAAATGTGGGTAAATCCTCTTTCTTAAATGCACTTTTGGGAAAAGAGCGGTCCATCGTAACCGATGAAGCCGGAACAACCAGAGATGCTATCCATACCCGTTACAAATTGTACGGCAAAGATTTCATCATTACCGATACAGCCGGAATCCGAAAAAAAGCCAAGGTCAAAGAAGACATTGAATTCTACTCAGTGATGAGATCTTTACGGACTTTGGAAGACTCTGATGTATTGATCATCATGGTGGACGCGACAAGAGGATTTGAATCCCAGGACATGAACTTGATCAACCTGGGCATTAAAAACAACAAAGGGATAATGATCATGGTCAATAAATGGGATCTGATAGAAAAAGACCATAAGACCATGGACAAAATCAAAAAGGACATGCTTGAGAAATTGGGTGAAAACAGATGGATTCCGATCATTTTTACATCTGTACTTACCAAACAGCGGATTTTTCAGGCAATAGAGTTGGCTGTAAGGGTATTTGAAAACAAAACCAGAAAAGTGCCTACCTCCAAACTTAATGAATTGATCCTGCCGGAAATTGAGAATTATCCTCCTCCGGCATATAAAGGGAAATACATTAAAATCAAATATATTACCCAACTGCCGACCAAAAACCCTGTATTTGCATTCTTTTGCAACCTGCCACAATATATCAAAGGGCCTTATACCAGGTTTTTGGAGAACAGGCTAAGGGAAAACTTTGATTTTGAGGGAGTACCGATAAAAATTACTTACAAGAAAAAGTAAAAAATTTGGCAAAATCCCTTGACATTAATTGAATTATAATTAATTTTGCACGCTTAATTTAAGAAACAAACCAAACATCATGAAAAAGGTATTTGCATTATTCGCTATCACTGGTATGTTGTTCGCATCTGCTTGCGGAAACAAAGAAGTATCTGAAGAAGCTACTGAAGAAATCGAAGTGATCATCGAAGAAACTGAAGAAGGTATCGACGAAGCTGAAGAAGTTATCGAAGAAGCTACTGAAGAAGTTGAAGAAGTAGTTGAAGGTTAATTCTATCTTCTAAAAAAAAATCGAGGCTGTCCAGAATTGGTCAGCCTCTTTTTTTTTAATTTGGGACAGCAATGAGCGCTCAGGAAGAACAGTTTTTAAATGCTTTCAAAAAACACCTGCCCGAAGAGGCTGTGATGTATTGTTTCCAACTTTGGAAGCAACAGCCCTTTAATTTTTTTATCACCAAAAACAGGGCTTCTAAGTTGGGGGATTTTCGGTTCCGTAGGGACAGGAAAATTCAGACCATTACGATCAACCACAACCTTAGCCGTTATCAGTTTTTGATCACTTACATCCACGAGGTTGCGCATTTTAG
This Cecembia calidifontis DNA region includes the following protein-coding sequences:
- a CDS encoding type II toxin-antitoxin system VapB family antitoxin; the protein is MRTNIEIDEDLLAAAMKVTGLKTKKATVEEGLRLIVQLHQQKKIRDLIGKLKWEGDLEKMRLDQ
- the vapC gene encoding type II toxin-antitoxin system VapC family toxin — translated: MILVDSLVWIDFFNGKDADHVEKLYQLLGHELIISGDLIWVEVLQGFKNDSQYQKAKTALESLPYFALINKETALLAAENYRILRKNGITVRKTIDIIIATFCIANNFRLLHAEKDFQVMEEHLGLRSI
- a CDS encoding 4-hydroxyproline epimerase is translated as MKKTFQCIDAHTCGNPVRVVAGGVPFLKGNNMLEKRQYFLDNLDWIRTGLMFEPRGHDMMSGSMLFPPHDPENDFAVLFIETSGCLPMCGHGTIGTITIAIEEGLITPKIPGFLRMEAPAGLVLVEYKQEGKKVASVKLTNVKSFLAAEALEIEIEELGKLIVDVAYGGNFYCIVDPQENFPGLEHFKAEQLISMARNLRQKMNEKYEFVHPEHPQIKGLSHVLWTGKTLDESSTARNAVFYGDKAIDRSPCGTGTSARMAQWFAKGWLKPGEDFIHESFIGSKFTGRIEQVTEIAGKPAIVPSIEGWAKIYGYNTIIMDDDDPYVYGFQVI
- a CDS encoding NAD(P)/FAD-dependent oxidoreductase, producing MKRTIIIGGGVIGLFTAYYLNKQGVEVIIVDKSDMQDTTSTGNAGMIVPSHIIPLSAPGMIAKGVAWMFSSKSPFYIHPRLDRKLLEWSWLFYRSANAKHVEKSIPFLKNISLLSKALYQEFRNEHKDAVDLEMAEKGLMMLYQTPEVEKEEVEFAHLARQHGLEAEVLNPTDIAKIEPNLEVKARGAVLFPGDAHLSPSNLYNFLKKYLLEKGVKFLPNRKVLGFEKQGGKVTAVLTESEYLSANKVILCSGAWSAELAQMLGFKLPMLGGKGYSFMQDNHPEILQASILTEMKVAVSPYGQQVRFGGTMEIAGTDESININRVKGIFESINKYYPGFQSKFPDREKIWKGLRPCSPDGVPYIGAAPGYQNVWFGTGHGMMGVSMAPATGKILTDLHEGHASTMDIKAFEVGRF
- a CDS encoding ATP-binding protein is translated as MKFYDREEELVFLEKQEQRSRVSAQLTLVIGRRRIGKTSLLKKSIQGKKALYFFIAKKSETLLVEEFSEIIRTNLNISWYGELKSFKDIFWVLMDHAEKESFTLVIDEFQEFLNINSSVFSDMQNIWDSKKEVAKINLIICGSIYSMMKRIFEDSREPLFARATGKIQLQPFGTNTIKEILADHKPDLAPFDLLAIFTLTGGVAKYLENMVNASAFNLDAMLNEIFQSNSIMLEEGKHVLIEEFGKDYSTYFSILSLIASSKTSRPEIESILEMSVGGYLDRLENEFGIIKKIKPILSKPSSRQIKYRIEDNFLNFWFRFIYKYRSIVEIENFDLIKQIVKRDFSGFVGQALEKYFFLQLKESKLYSAIGTYWEKGNQNEIDLVAINEIEKKLLIAEVKLNKEKYNHQKLIEKSANLLLSFPDFQVAYRCLSLEDV
- a CDS encoding CBS domain-containing protein; the encoded protein is MKSKMNSMDRLRLLFEEQINVMPIVENLFLLDQSNFRDEMKKRNFHSAIVKVDGKWMKFDEGDETPSPIQEEDWMEPDTPLLMAFRMLIKRRRYFIKDEQGNPAYIVTRTDLDKIPLRIGFFGLISLFETHLKELIRKQLPNWEESITQNRLGQARNLYEWKKARGEEIDLVQCLQFGDLGSVFSKKQRFRKFEPNFSRDNWVDMMNDIGRLRDALAHSQSHLGFSWEEIDRMIVFIRGIIDREDPIF
- a CDS encoding sterol desaturase family protein yields the protein MELYAKALTFAIPFFLILIIIEEIAARKMKRHINYGMDTISSLSSGMTNTLKNLMGLSIAIVSYGWLVDKVAIFQIESTWLVYVVAFIGIDFVGYWSHRFDHKINAFWNRHIVHHSSEEFNLSCALRQSVSAIVGIYFFLYIPMAFLGVPGEVVAIVAPIHLFAQFWYHTRLIGKMGFLEHILVTPSHHRVHHAINDIYLDKNLSQIFIFWDKLFGTFQEELEEEPPVYGVKKPVNTWNPLIINYVHMWSLIQDAWRTKSWWDKLRIWFMPTGWRPADVAEKYPWNYWKNAYEQVKYDSKPSQTLFVWSWVQLVVNFAMVFHVLVAFVNFQYLEVMLYAIFMMVSIFAYTSLMDKAKVALPAEVIRFVMGIGLIYWNGGWFGLQEIIPGATVFVGIYLASSLLMAFWVLSREAKAKLDVKPAELVSSN